TGGGGACCACATTTCTAAGCACAAGTTCATTGGCATTCATCAAAACTGACCACAGGAACGGCTCATCTCTCCAACGGAACGCCCCTGTACAGTGGGGGCTGTTTTATACAGCGATCACTCACCCCCTGAGGAAATGCAGTTGTCTCTGGAGTGGAGAACAGCAGCTACTTATCCAGGGATCACTTGGCCCtgtgctgaaatgcagctgcttctggggttgGGGCGGGGCACAGCAGCTGTTTTCATCAACCACACAGCAACCATACCCAAGACAGGAAGCAAAGAAGAATCCAGCAGTCGATTGCTTCCTATGGTTTGGGAAGCTGAAGGCAATTGCCAAGGTGAGGATCAGGCCAGGACACCTGGATTAACATCCCTTGGTTTAAAGGCCAttcccctgcagcacagtgccccctagcaccGCACTGGAATCAGCACTGGCTCTATGGGGAAAGCATCCGCTGCTGGCCCCCCTCCCCACGGCAGCTGGAGTCTCTCCTCCTAGCAGTGTCCCCAGCCAACCCTGCTTAGGCTGCGAGATCATGGGGAACCGAAGAATCggctggtggggaggagaggctggaCTTACCGCAAGCCCGGAGACATGCGGCAGCAGGTTCTCCTCCGGCACCTCCACATCCTCCATCAGGATCATGCCGGTGGTGGAGGCCCGCAGGGAGAACTTGCCCTCGATCCTGGGTGTTGACAGGCCCTTCATCCCCCTCTCCAGAAGGAAGCCCCGGATCCTCCCGTCCTCACACACAGCCCACACCACGCAGAGATCCGCCAGTGGGGAGTTGGTGATCCTGGGAGGAGGAGATGTGAGACCCAGCTCATTTCGGAGCCTCTCAGAGCTCCCTCCTCAAAGGAGGCAGGATGGTACCATCCAGACAGGGAAAACGAGCTAGAGGGGAGATGTGAAACGCTCCAGCAACTCAGTaacggagctggggatagaacccaggagtcctggctccctgctctaaccactggaccccactcccaccctagagcttgggatagaacccaggagtcctggagagGCCCAGGATTGGCTGAGCCATGGGGAGCAACAAGGCAGGGCCAAGGTTATCAGGGTACAGCAGTTGTCTGGGAAGAGGGGGCTTGCCCAGCTCTGGGGCCCCAGAGGATCTGGTCTCAGGACAGGGTTTCAGTGAGACCAAGGGCCTGGAGCGTGGGTGGCTGCTGAGAGCCGAGGGCAGGGCTAGCGGCCGGGCTGCCGGGGCCTggctctgtctctgtctcacCAGGTCTTGGAGCCGTTGAGCGTGTAGGTCTTGCTGGCCGGGTGGTAGCGAGCCCTTGTCTCCATGCCCCCGGGGTCGCTGCCGTGGTTGGGCTCAGTCAGCCCAAAGCAGCCCAGCAGCTCCCCTGTGGCTGAGGACAGGAAGCCAGTGGGCTTGGGCTTGAGCCGCtgccccaaccctccccccaggtcctgcccccccccccaaggtcctgccccctcccccacctcccatccccaAGACACCCTCCCCCACGGCCCAGGTCCTGCACCGACCCCTCCCTCCACCAATTCCCACCTCTCTTGTGACCCTCCCACCAGGTTCCTGCACTGCCTCTCCCCCATCAATTCCCACCCCCCATCTCAtccctgccccaggtcctgcaCTGCCCCTCAACCACCAGGCAGTGCCCGTCCCCCCGCCCATCTGCTGCCCCCAAGCACTTTTCTCCTaggttccccccagctcccaagcCCCTACTCACCCCaatgccctccccctgcccaccccactgaaggcccctctccctcccccaattctGCCCCCAACACCCTCCCCATGGGTCCTGCCCCTCCAACCTAGTTCCCACCCTCCAGACGATACCCAATCCCACAGTTGCCACCCCTCCCGCCATGGCTCTCACGTCACCCAGGCCCAATACCTGCCCTGCCCCCGACTTCTGCATCCTCCCTCCCCCGACATTCTCCTCATGGCTCGTTCGCCACCAGTggccaccccccactccctgtatGCCTGCCCCCGCAGACCTTCCCCACCCTGTGCTCCCTCCCAGCAGCCcgcctctggggggcagggggcagttccttccccttcccGCCAACCCCCACTCCTTCCAGGTTATCCCAGCAGAGAGCATTGTGGGAAAGAACCATCCCAGcatcctccctgctctgccagctggCCGGACAGCCGGGGCCTGGCTACAGGGGACGTCTACCAGCTCCGGAGCCAGCAGCCTCCCGGGTGGATCCACGCTCCCCGCTCCTAGCCAGGGAGAGCCCCCACCCGCGCCTCTCGCTCACCCAGACGGGGCAGGTATTTCTGCTTCTGCTGCTCCGTGCCGTAGGCGTTGATGGGGTGCATCACCAGGGACGACTGGACGCTCAGGACTGAACGGTAGCTGCTGTCCACTCGCTCGATCTCCCGAGCCAGCAGCCCGTAGGCCACGTACGTGGTTCCGGCACAGCCATAACCTGAGACGGGCACAGAATGTGGACAGGACACACATCAGCAGCAGCACGGGTCCGAACCCCGCCCTGGGTCGGTCAAGACAAGAACCCCCTCCCCGCCTGAGGACAGCTGGGGAACGGCTCCCCTCAGCACCTGCTACCTCATGTGCCAAGGACTGACGGGGGCCATGCAGGCAGAGTGGATGGAGGAGCTCAGAAGGGCTGAGACATGCCAGTAGGGGGCATCGTGTGCACTGGGGATAGTCCatgggcacctgccaccttcccaaACGGAGCCACAGGGCCTGCATCGCCCGGGCACAAAGCCACAGGGTTTGAGATGCCACAGCAGCCACTGGaaacccctccccctcacagggCAGGAGGTGTTGTACCCCCCTCAGCCACAGGGGGCATCccaggtggggcagaggtgggcatgGCCAAGGCAGGAGGAGGCATGACTGGGGTGAACATGAAggcaaggaggggcatgtcaAAGGGGGGCCGTGGCCATTACACGGTCCCAGGTGAGCACAGGTCAGATCAGCTCTCGGGACTGTCCATAGGGGTATCCAGCGTGCTTCAGGAGAGCTCTCAGGGGCTTCACCACCCATGGTGCCCATCcgtcagctgctgctgctctcgccCACCATCCCTCTGCCCCGTGTCAGCTGGTGAGATCCCTCCCCGTGGcgtgccagcccctccctccatggGACGCACTGTCCTCGAACTGAGATCCACTCCACGTCCCGGCCAGTGACCCTCCCAGCCATGGCCGGAGGGGAATCCCTCCTGGGTCCAGCTCACCTTTGATGGTGGAGCCCAGGAttcccagctcccccagctccgACACGATGTCCCGGTGAAAGACTGGAAAGAGGAGACACCAAAGTGTGTCTGTGAGTGCAAAAGGCAGAGTCACtgccctctgcctcctccccccccccggacacggGGATCCCCAAACCAGATCAGGACTGGAGCTCCAGCCATGCAGCCCACCTGGCTCTCCCCGACAGCAACGCACGATCTCTGCAGCCCCACCAGCGGGTTTAATCTGCAGTTCCCTCCCCCAAATGCCTTTAATTCAGGCATCCACCAGGCCCTGAAGGAGGCTACAGACATACAGGCACGTTCCGATCTCAGTGAGCCCTgggtaaatctggagtcactccctGACTACAATGGGGTCAGGGCCGGATTCTGATCTCGGAGCCCCTGGGGCCAATTCCAGAGTCACCCACTGAATTTAAAAGAGGAAGCTGGAAGAACAGCGGGCGGCATCTGGGTCTGTAAATCACCCCCAAGCACCTCTGGTTTGCATGCAGCCATGGCACGTGGATCTCTGGGACGGGCGGGTCTGGGCAACGCTGCCGCAGACTGGACGCAATCGGACAGCTCCCGGTGCTAGCGGCTGCAGTCAGCATCTAAACCCGAAAGAGCTACTGGGGGCTCCGGGGACAGAGACATGGGTTTTTGGAACAGTCACGGGTTCTATCCCTGGTGCTGGCTTCAGGCACCTTCATTCCGGTTGGCCATGACAATTCGTGGCATCAACTTCTCCTGGCAGTAGGTGCGGAAGGAATCCCGGATCATGAGCTCCTCCTGGGTTAGCTGCCTCTCCAGCTGCAGGGGATCTTGCCAGTCAAACTGGGCTCCCGGGGCTGGAGGAAGACAGTCAGAGCTAGATGCACACCTCACAGCTTCAGCGccaacccctacccctacccacgcagggagaggggaaatgacaAGCCAGGTACCTCGTCTTCTCAACCCAACCTCCCTCGGGCTGGAGGCAGATCACAAAGGGGAACATTAATCCCAAAAGTAAAGCGTGAGGGTattggctgcagggtggggggcccagggctggaatagcaggggcggCGGGTCAGAATTGAGGGGCATGGGATGGAAGCCATTCATTAAAGCCGATTCCTGCCCAGCCTTTACTGGAATCAAATTAGTAATTAATAATAGACCTAGTTCAGGCCAATGCTTTAAACCCCTGATTTACAGACACTGGGAACCCCTTGTTGTAAAAAACCCCAAGCGCTGCCTTTTGGCTGTTTCACTTTCTGCTACTGATGGATTCGTAGAGGTGCTCCGACCCTGTTCtcttcagtttctccagctgtccAAGGGTCAAAAAGTCAtttccaatgggagctggagggcgGGCGGTTACCTTTCAGGGGCTTCTCTTGGGCCTTCGTTTCTTTTTCTGGAAAAGCAGAGAAGAAGCCGGGCAGGTGGGTTATTTTATCCCTGCTCTGCTGAGGACGCAAAGCGGGAATCACTGGATCAGATCTCTACCCTGTGCCACGCTGAAGGGACCCCTTCTGGGCATTCCATTACCCGTGCCAGCTTCTTAGCCCTGCAGAGCTAAAAAGCCAGGGATACGGAGGTGGGGCTGTGACAGACTCAGACTCTCCGTGGTTGGGGGACTTGTGACACCAGTGGGTCCATGGTGATGGAGGCCTGTACTTCCCCCATAGCTccagccctccacccccacccccccctttaaaaaaacccccaacatttAGGGGGTCTGGcttggggggtgttgggaggGGCCGCACCTGCTCCTACTCACCCTTCTGTGCCGCTATGGTGCCCTGGAGCCGGCTGGCGCCTATCCCTGCCGCACAGCAGCAGCTCCGTTTTAGCAGCCTGGTCGTGGTGAGTCTCAGAGCCATCTGGGGTTGCTGCTCGTCGGGAAGGGAGACGAGAGAGAGGCAGCTTGGGGGCGACCGCCAGACTCACTGATAAATCACTCTCACGATGCGGGGCGTAGACAGGCCCCGCTG
The DNA window shown above is from Caretta caretta isolate rCarCar2 chromosome 20, rCarCar1.hap1, whole genome shotgun sequence and carries:
- the GCDH gene encoding glutaryl-CoA dehydrogenase, mitochondrial, with the protein product MALRLTTTRLLKRSCCCAAGIGASRLQGTIAAQKEKETKAQEKPLKAPGAQFDWQDPLQLERQLTQEELMIRDSFRTYCQEKLMPRIVMANRNEVFHRDIVSELGELGILGSTIKGYGCAGTTYVAYGLLAREIERVDSSYRSVLSVQSSLVMHPINAYGTEQQKQKYLPRLATGELLGCFGLTEPNHGSDPGGMETRARYHPASKTYTLNGSKTWITNSPLADLCVVWAVCEDGRIRGFLLERGMKGLSTPRIEGKFSLRASTTGMILMEDVEVPEENLLPHVSGLAGPFGCLNNARYGIAWGALGAAEFCLETARQYALDRIQFGVPLARNQLVQKKLADMLTEITIGLQACLQLGRLKDEDKAAPEMISMLKRNSCGKALDIARQARDMLGGNGIADEYHVIRHVMNLEAVNTYEGTHDIHALILGRAITGLQSFTVGK